A stretch of the Serratia marcescens genome encodes the following:
- a CDS encoding mannose-1-phosphate guanylyltransferase/mannose-6-phosphate isomerase has product MSKLIPVVMAGGTGSRLWPMSRESFPKQFLSIDDSGVSLLQQTLQRLSGLTGIEVAAPLVICNEEHRFLVAEQLRGIGQLATNIILEPVGRNTAPAVALAAHLAAEEDEDSMLLVLAADHLITKVDNFHAAIQMAVSFADNNRLVTFGIIPEHPETGYGYIKRGGHLSEACFTVDSFVEKPRLEKAIEYLASGEYSWNSGMFMFKTAKFLQELQQFSPDIFNTTQQSVVKSQRDMNFIRVEQAIFKHCPSDSIDYAVMEKTRDAVVIPIDAGWSDVGSWSSLWDVSKKDHLGNVNVGDIISIDSNDNYISSESALVATIGLENLIVVNTNDALLIAHKDKVQDVKKVVDELKKRNLHHFRQHSTAYRPWGKICDIDSGTHFQVKKIIVRPGEGLSVQRHLHRAEHWVVVSGTARVNVDDQEFFLSENQSTFIPAGSVHTLENPGKIDLEMIEVRSGHYLEEDDIERLQDRYGRV; this is encoded by the coding sequence ATGTCCAAACTAATTCCTGTGGTTATGGCCGGCGGCACTGGGAGTCGTCTGTGGCCGATGTCGCGAGAATCGTTTCCTAAACAGTTTTTATCTATTGATGACAGCGGGGTGAGCCTGCTGCAACAGACGTTACAGCGTTTGTCGGGTCTGACCGGTATCGAAGTTGCTGCTCCTCTGGTCATCTGCAACGAGGAACACCGTTTTTTGGTTGCCGAGCAATTACGTGGAATTGGGCAACTGGCGACCAATATTATTTTAGAGCCCGTAGGGCGCAATACCGCGCCAGCAGTGGCGTTGGCCGCTCATCTCGCTGCCGAAGAAGACGAAGACAGCATGCTCTTGGTGCTGGCTGCAGACCATCTGATCACGAAAGTGGACAATTTCCATGCAGCGATTCAGATGGCCGTGTCGTTTGCAGATAACAACCGGCTGGTCACGTTTGGCATCATTCCTGAGCATCCGGAAACAGGATATGGTTACATCAAACGTGGCGGTCACCTGTCGGAGGCGTGTTTCACAGTCGATTCATTCGTAGAAAAACCACGTTTGGAGAAAGCGATAGAATACCTCGCCAGCGGTGAATATAGCTGGAACAGCGGAATGTTCATGTTCAAAACCGCCAAGTTTTTGCAAGAGTTGCAGCAGTTTAGCCCAGACATCTTTAACACAACCCAACAGTCTGTGGTTAAAAGCCAACGCGACATGAACTTTATTCGGGTTGAACAAGCGATCTTCAAACACTGTCCGAGCGACTCCATCGACTATGCGGTGATGGAAAAAACGCGTGATGCCGTAGTGATTCCCATTGATGCCGGCTGGAGTGACGTCGGTTCTTGGTCCTCGCTGTGGGACGTTTCCAAGAAAGATCATTTGGGTAATGTCAATGTGGGCGACATTATCTCGATCGATTCCAATGACAATTACATTTCCTCTGAGTCTGCGTTGGTGGCGACCATTGGGTTGGAAAACCTGATCGTGGTAAACACCAATGATGCCTTGCTGATCGCTCACAAGGATAAAGTGCAGGATGTGAAGAAAGTGGTTGATGAGCTTAAAAAGCGCAATCTTCATCATTTTCGCCAGCATTCCACCGCCTATCGTCCTTGGGGTAAGATTTGCGACATCGACAGCGGCACGCATTTCCAGGTGAAGAAAATCATTGTGCGGCCAGGGGAGGGGCTGTCGGTGCAACGCCATCTCCACCGTGCCGAACATTGGGTCGTCGTGAGTGGGACAGCAAGAGTTAACGTTGATGATCAAGAGTTCTTCTTGTCGGAAAATCAGTCTACCTTCATTCCTGCGGGCAGTGTCCATACGCTAGAAAACCCGGGAAAAATCGATTTGGAAATGATTGAGGTCAGGTCGGGGCACTATCTGGAAGAAGATGATATTGAGCGTTTGCAAGATCGCTATGGCAGAGTTTAA
- a CDS encoding type I secretion system permease/ATPase: protein MNQFIPRNEIADVIRTRSKVFWTVGIFTAFINLLMLVPSIYMLQVYDRVLPSRNEITLLMLTLIMLGMFGMMSLLEYVRSMVVIRIGSQLDMRLNTRVYTAAYEANLKNGSSDAGQMLSDLTNLRQFLTGSALFAFFDAPWFPIYLLVIFLFNPWLGLFALVGALLLIALAVINEMVSKKPLAEASKLSIMSGTLASTNLRNAEVIEALGMLPNLKRRWFGLHQRFLNSQRIASERASRVTSITKFVRMSLQSLVLGLGGWLAIDGHITPGMMIAGSILMGRTLAPIEQVINVWKSYSAAKLSYGRLVKLLETHPQRGTGMSLPRPEGVLAVEGVTATPPGSKGDAVLHNVSFAIQPGDVLGIIGPSASGKSTLARLLVGIWPVSEGIVRLDNADIYQWNKDELGPYIGYLPQDIELFAGTIAENIARFNDIDSEKVIEAAKLAGVHELILRFPNGYDSVLGNGGAGLSGGQKQRIGLARALYGDPSLVVLDEPNSNLDDAGEKALNQAIMFLKQRNKTVVLITHRTNLLSMTSKLLLLVNGNVNAFGPTQQVLQALANAQKAQTQPPQQAVRAVNSEPDEGNIPKTQIN, encoded by the coding sequence GTGAATCAATTTATACCGCGCAACGAAATTGCGGATGTTATACGGACTCGCAGTAAGGTTTTTTGGACCGTTGGCATATTTACCGCATTTATTAATTTATTAATGCTAGTTCCTTCTATCTATATGCTCCAGGTTTACGACCGGGTGCTTCCTTCGCGTAATGAAATCACGCTGTTGATGCTGACGCTGATCATGTTGGGCATGTTCGGCATGATGTCGCTGTTGGAATACGTGCGTAGCATGGTGGTGATCCGTATTGGCAGCCAGCTGGATATGCGCCTCAACACGCGAGTCTACACTGCGGCCTACGAGGCGAATCTGAAAAACGGTTCGTCTGACGCCGGCCAGATGCTGAGCGATTTGACCAATCTGCGCCAATTCCTCACCGGCAGCGCGCTGTTCGCCTTCTTTGATGCGCCGTGGTTTCCGATCTATCTGTTGGTGATATTCCTCTTTAACCCTTGGTTGGGGCTCTTCGCCCTGGTCGGTGCGCTGTTGCTGATCGCATTGGCGGTGATCAACGAAATGGTGTCGAAAAAGCCGCTGGCGGAAGCCAGCAAGCTGTCGATTATGTCCGGTACGCTGGCCAGCACCAATCTGCGAAATGCCGAAGTGATCGAGGCTTTGGGGATGTTGCCCAACCTGAAACGCCGGTGGTTCGGCCTGCACCAGCGGTTCTTGAACAGTCAGCGCATCGCCAGCGAACGCGCATCGCGGGTCACGTCGATCACCAAGTTTGTGCGCATGTCGCTGCAATCGCTGGTGTTGGGGCTGGGGGGCTGGCTGGCGATCGATGGGCACATCACGCCCGGTATGATGATCGCCGGCTCCATTCTGATGGGGCGAACGCTGGCGCCGATTGAGCAGGTTATTAACGTCTGGAAGAGCTACAGCGCGGCGAAGCTTTCTTATGGCCGGTTGGTCAAGCTGCTGGAAACGCACCCGCAACGGGGTACCGGTATGTCCTTGCCGCGTCCGGAAGGGGTACTCGCCGTAGAAGGCGTCACCGCCACGCCGCCGGGATCCAAAGGCGATGCGGTATTGCATAACGTGAGTTTTGCTATCCAGCCCGGTGACGTGCTGGGGATCATTGGCCCAAGCGCGTCGGGGAAATCGACGCTGGCTCGTTTGCTGGTCGGCATTTGGCCGGTCAGTGAAGGGATTGTTCGGTTGGATAATGCCGACATCTATCAGTGGAACAAGGATGAATTGGGGCCGTATATCGGCTATCTGCCGCAGGACATTGAGCTGTTTGCCGGGACTATTGCCGAGAATATCGCACGCTTTAACGATATCGACTCAGAGAAAGTCATTGAAGCCGCTAAGCTGGCCGGTGTGCACGAACTGATCCTGCGTTTCCCGAACGGCTACGATTCGGTGCTCGGCAACGGTGGCGCTGGGCTGTCCGGTGGACAGAAACAGCGTATCGGCCTGGCGCGCGCACTGTACGGCGACCCTTCGCTGGTGGTTTTGGATGAGCCTAACTCCAATCTGGACGATGCGGGCGAGAAAGCGTTGAACCAGGCCATTATGTTCCTCAAGCAACGTAATAAAACGGTGGTTCTGATTACCCATCGCACCAATTTGCTGTCGATGACCAGCAAGCTGTTGCTCTTGGTGAATGGCAACGTCAACGCGTTCGGCCCGACTCAACAAGTGCTTCAGGCGTTAGCCAATGCGCAAAAAGCGCAGACGCAACCGCCTCAGCAAGCGGTGAGGGCGGTAAATTCCGAGCCGGATGAAGGCAACATCCCGAAAACGCAAATTAATTAA
- a CDS encoding TolC family outer membrane protein, translated as MIQSKRQAAGLVIGTLLFAISAPVYSIGILDAYSLALEKDPTFRAAIKEKEAGDENENIGRAGLLPKVSLNYQNSPRNWQTQKYPQSDFFGNVSEVTRRQQYRSYSSSITLTQPLFDYEAYARYKAGVAQTMMSDERYRSKLLDLAVRVINAYVEVAYSKDQIALAEAQKTAYKEQLTLNDRLMSAGEGTITDVSETQARYSLAEAQVIEARDALDAAQRELEVIIGIPLNQLDELQVLRPGKFKVAPLIPSKFEEWQKIALENNPVLAASRHGVDAAKYDVERNRAGFMPQVQLYASHSENDSSSDNTVNQKYRTDSIGVQVSMPIYSGGGVSASTRQAAARYGQAMYEMDAQAGTTLNDLRKQYNLCISSRAKVAAYELAVQSATTQVTATRQSVLAGQRVNVDVLNAEQQLYSAQRDLASAKYAYIKSWITLLSDSGTLDEKDVMRVAQYFARSR; from the coding sequence TTGATTCAATCAAAACGACAGGCTGCCGGTCTGGTTATCGGCACCCTTTTGTTTGCGATATCTGCGCCGGTTTATTCGATAGGGATTTTAGACGCATATTCGCTGGCATTAGAAAAGGACCCGACCTTCCGGGCGGCTATAAAAGAGAAAGAAGCGGGAGATGAGAACGAAAACATCGGCAGGGCGGGGCTGCTGCCGAAAGTGTCGCTGAACTACCAGAATTCGCCGCGTAACTGGCAGACGCAAAAATACCCGCAGAGCGACTTTTTCGGCAATGTTTCGGAGGTCACCCGGCGGCAGCAATATCGCAGTTATTCCAGTTCGATCACGCTGACGCAGCCGCTGTTCGATTATGAAGCGTACGCGCGCTACAAAGCCGGCGTAGCGCAGACGATGATGTCGGACGAGCGCTATCGCAGTAAGTTGCTGGATCTTGCGGTTAGGGTGATTAACGCCTATGTCGAAGTGGCCTATTCCAAGGATCAAATCGCGTTGGCTGAAGCGCAAAAGACGGCTTACAAGGAACAGTTGACCTTGAACGATCGCCTGATGAGCGCCGGTGAAGGCACCATTACCGACGTATCGGAAACTCAGGCGCGCTACAGCCTGGCCGAAGCGCAGGTAATCGAAGCGCGCGATGCGCTGGACGCCGCGCAGCGCGAATTGGAAGTGATTATCGGCATACCGCTGAACCAACTGGATGAATTGCAGGTTTTGCGGCCGGGCAAGTTTAAGGTGGCGCCGCTGATCCCGTCCAAGTTCGAAGAGTGGCAAAAGATCGCGCTGGAGAACAACCCGGTGCTGGCCGCCTCGCGTCATGGCGTGGATGCCGCTAAGTATGACGTCGAAAGGAATCGGGCGGGCTTTATGCCGCAGGTTCAGCTGTATGCTTCGCATTCGGAAAACGACTCCAGCAGCGATAACACGGTTAACCAGAAATACCGTACCGACAGTATCGGTGTGCAGGTCAGCATGCCTATTTATTCCGGCGGCGGCGTTTCGGCGTCGACCCGGCAGGCGGCCGCGCGCTATGGCCAGGCGATGTATGAAATGGATGCGCAGGCGGGTACCACGCTCAACGATCTGCGCAAGCAGTACAATTTGTGCATCAGCAGCCGCGCCAAGGTGGCGGCCTATGAGCTGGCGGTACAATCGGCCACCACGCAGGTGACGGCGACCCGGCAAAGCGTGCTGGCCGGGCAACGTGTTAACGTTGACGTGCTCAACGCCGAACAGCAGCTCTATAGCGCCCAGCGCGATCTGGCCTCCGCCAAATACGCCTACATCAAGTCCTGGATTACCTTGCTGAGCGACTCTGGTACGTTGGACGAAAAAGATGTTATGCGGGTAGCGCAGTATTTTGCCCGCAGTCGTTAG
- the cpsG gene encoding phosphomannomutase CpsG, with protein MQKLTCFKAYDIRGKLGEELNEDIAYRIGRAYGEFLKPKNIVLGSDVRLTSESLKLALAKGLQDAGTDVIDIGLTGTEEIYFATTYLKTDGGVEVTASHNPIDYNGMKLVREGSRPISGDTGLRAIQELAEKNQFQKPTATRGRYVRQDVLGAYVEHILSYVDVKNFKPLKLVINSGNGAAGHVIDAIEAQLKARGVPLEFIKVHHQPDGTFPNGIPNPLLPECRADTADAVREHGADMGIAFDGDFDRCFLFDEKGDFIEGYYIVGLLAEAFLQKQPGAKIIHDPRLSWNTVDVVTGAGGVPVMSKTGHAFIKERMRAEDAIYGGEMSAHHYFRDFAYCDSGMIPWLLVAELVSVKGQTLGQLVQDRIAAYPSSGEINIKLAQPAVSIESVKQHYLPYADEVDYTDGISMAFAGWRFNLRSSNTEPVVRLNVESRADIALMQEKTDEILALLSN; from the coding sequence ATGCAAAAATTGACGTGTTTTAAAGCTTATGACATTCGGGGAAAGCTTGGCGAAGAGCTGAATGAGGACATTGCGTATCGTATTGGACGCGCTTACGGCGAGTTTTTGAAGCCCAAAAATATCGTGTTGGGCAGCGATGTGCGGCTAACCAGTGAAAGCTTGAAGCTGGCGCTGGCGAAAGGTTTACAGGATGCGGGCACTGATGTGATAGACATCGGTTTAACCGGTACCGAAGAAATCTATTTCGCCACAACCTATTTAAAAACTGATGGCGGCGTGGAAGTCACCGCCAGCCATAACCCTATCGATTACAACGGCATGAAGCTGGTGCGTGAAGGCTCTCGCCCGATTAGCGGCGATACCGGGTTACGGGCGATCCAAGAACTGGCGGAGAAAAACCAATTTCAGAAGCCGACGGCAACGCGCGGTCGCTATGTTCGCCAGGACGTATTAGGGGCTTATGTTGAACACATTCTGTCCTACGTCGACGTGAAAAATTTCAAACCGTTGAAGCTGGTGATCAACTCGGGCAACGGCGCGGCGGGGCATGTGATCGATGCTATTGAAGCGCAACTGAAGGCGCGGGGCGTGCCGCTGGAGTTTATCAAGGTGCATCACCAGCCGGACGGCACTTTCCCGAACGGTATTCCCAACCCATTGCTTCCTGAGTGTCGTGCAGATACCGCCGATGCGGTGCGTGAGCATGGCGCTGATATGGGCATTGCGTTTGACGGCGATTTCGATCGCTGCTTCCTGTTCGATGAAAAAGGCGATTTCATTGAGGGCTATTATATCGTCGGCTTGCTGGCGGAGGCCTTCTTGCAGAAACAGCCGGGCGCGAAGATCATCCACGATCCACGTCTGAGTTGGAACACCGTCGATGTGGTTACCGGTGCCGGGGGCGTACCTGTGATGTCGAAAACCGGCCATGCTTTCATTAAGGAACGCATGCGTGCGGAAGACGCCATTTATGGCGGAGAAATGAGTGCCCACCACTATTTCCGTGATTTTGCTTATTGTGACAGTGGCATGATCCCGTGGCTGCTGGTCGCTGAGCTGGTCAGTGTGAAGGGGCAAACGCTGGGGCAACTGGTACAGGATCGCATTGCAGCCTACCCGTCTTCCGGTGAGATCAATATCAAGCTGGCTCAGCCTGCCGTGTCCATCGAAAGCGTTAAACAACACTATTTACCGTATGCCGATGAGGTGGACTACACCGATGGCATCAGCATGGCGTTCGCAGGCTGGCGTTTCAATTTGCGTTCCTCCAATACGGAACCGGTGGTGCGTCTTAATGTCGAATCACGAGCCGATATTGCGCTGATGCAAGAGAAAACCGACGAGATTTTGGCGCTGTTGTCAAACTGA
- a CDS encoding HlyD family type I secretion periplasmic adaptor subunit, protein MSTHIGEPQDSYIEEIPQDERRFTRMGWLVVGIGLFGFLAWAAFAPLDKGVASPGSVTVSGNRKTVQAPASGIIKNIAVKEGDKVKAGEVLVQLSQVQAQAQVDSLRDQYYTTLATEGRLLAERDGLSSVTFSPIFTQIKDQPRVAEIIALQTQLFASRRQGLQSEIDGYKQSMDGIRFQLKGLQDSRANKQIQLSSLREQMNSMKQLAADGYLPRNRYLEVQRQFAEVNSSIDETVGRIGQLQKQLQESQQRIDQRFADYQREVRTQLAQTQMDASEFRNKLQMADFDLGNTAITSPVDGTVVGLNIFTQGGVVGAGDHLMDVVPSQATLVVDSRLKVDLIDKVYNGLPVDLMFTAFNQNKTPKIPGTVTLVSADRLVDKANGEPYYQMQVTVSPEGMKMLSGEDIKPGMPVEVFVKTGSRSLLSYLFKPILDRAHTSLTEE, encoded by the coding sequence ATGTCGACGCACATTGGCGAGCCGCAAGACTCGTATATTGAAGAGATCCCGCAGGATGAACGGCGGTTTACCCGGATGGGCTGGCTGGTGGTGGGGATTGGCCTGTTCGGATTTTTGGCTTGGGCAGCGTTCGCGCCTTTGGATAAAGGGGTGGCATCACCGGGATCGGTAACTGTTTCCGGCAACCGCAAAACGGTGCAGGCTCCGGCCAGCGGCATCATCAAAAATATCGCGGTGAAAGAGGGTGACAAGGTGAAAGCCGGTGAAGTCCTTGTGCAGTTGAGCCAGGTGCAGGCACAGGCGCAGGTCGATTCCCTGCGCGACCAGTATTACACCACGCTGGCCACCGAAGGGCGTTTACTCGCTGAACGCGATGGTCTGAGCAGCGTCACTTTTTCTCCCATTTTTACCCAGATCAAGGATCAGCCGCGCGTGGCTGAAATCATCGCGTTGCAAACGCAGCTGTTCGCCTCCCGCCGCCAGGGGCTGCAAAGTGAAATTGACGGTTATAAGCAGTCGATGGACGGGATTCGTTTCCAATTGAAAGGCCTGCAGGATTCGCGCGCCAACAAGCAGATCCAACTTTCCAGCCTGCGTGAGCAGATGAACAGCATGAAGCAACTGGCGGCGGACGGCTACCTGCCGCGCAACCGCTACCTGGAAGTGCAGCGTCAGTTTGCCGAGGTGAACAGCAGCATCGATGAAACCGTCGGGCGGATTGGCCAGCTGCAAAAGCAGCTGCAGGAATCTCAGCAGCGTATCGACCAGCGTTTCGCCGACTATCAGCGCGAGGTCAGAACGCAACTGGCGCAAACCCAAATGGACGCCAGCGAGTTTCGCAATAAGCTGCAAATGGCCGATTTCGATCTGGGCAACACCGCCATCACTTCACCGGTGGATGGCACCGTGGTCGGATTGAATATCTTCACTCAGGGGGGCGTCGTGGGAGCGGGTGACCACCTGATGGACGTTGTACCCAGCCAGGCGACATTGGTGGTGGATTCTCGCCTCAAAGTCGACCTGATCGATAAGGTGTACAACGGGTTGCCGGTGGATCTGATGTTTACCGCCTTCAACCAAAACAAAACCCCGAAAATTCCGGGAACGGTCACGTTGGTTTCCGCCGACCGTCTGGTCGACAAAGCCAACGGTGAACCTTACTACCAGATGCAGGTCACGGTCTCGCCGGAGGGCATGAAGATGCTCAGTGGCGAGGACATCAAGCCGGGGATGCCGGTAGAGGTGTTCGTGAAAACGGGGTCGCGCTCGCTGCTGAGCTATCTGTTTAAACCTATTTTGGATCGCGCTCATACTTCATTAACCGAGGAATAA